In Hahella sp. HNIBRBA332, the genomic window CACAAAGATGCTGGTCTTATGGGCAAGGTGTTGCTTGAGGTCATCCAGGCCGGATTGAGTGTTAGTGGATGCGTCGATCCATTCGTAGCCCAATTGCTGGTATTGATCCTTGAACTGTTGCAGTGTGTCGCGGTTGGCGTCGTTGATCAGATCCTGCTTATTAAGAATGATCAGCGGGGGAATGCCAACGGCTTCGGACGCCACCAGATAGCGATCAACCAGATTGTGATGAGGCTCAGGCTCCGCGGCTATGACGATTAGAATCTGATCAATGTTGGCGGCGATAGGCTTCAGCTGACCGAATTTGTCTGGGCGCTTTAAAGCCGACTCGCGGGGTTGTCTGGCGACAATGACGCCGGAATTGTCCGGGGCGGCCCGCCAGATCACTTGGTCGCCAGTGACCAGGGAGTCAATATTGGCGCGAACGTAACAGCGAAATATCTGACCTGCGTGAGGCGGCTCCAGCGCTTCGACCGCCAGTTGCTGGCCGTAATGGGCGATGATCAGCCCCTCTTGCTCCGCTGACAGTTCTCCTCCGCTCAGTTGACTTTCCAGTTGCGTTTCCTTGCGGGTTGCACGTTTGGTGCGCTCGTCCTGGATCTTCTGGATACGCCATTTTTGCTGTTTGCTGAGTTTTCGCTTCGCCATAATAGGGGGGCTTAACTATCCTATGAACTACACTAGTTTAATATACAGCCTGATGGCCTCGGGTATGCATGCTGCTGGCGACGTAAGGCTTACAAACGGTTATGGATGCCGCTACACTGCCTGATTTTTCTGATGTCGCCGTTTGACGCCGGTGCTACTGTAAAACGATGGAGAAGTTATGTCACGTCGCGATAACCTGATTTGGATCGACTTGGAGATGACCGGGCTGGATCCTGACTCGGACCGAATTATTGAAATGGCGGTGATCGTTACCACCAGCAACCTGGAATTGGTCGCCGAAGGACCGGTTATCGCAGTGCATCAGCCAGACAGCGTTATGGCGCTGATGGATGACTGGAATCGTAATACACATGGGACCAGTGGTCTGACGGACCGGGTCAAGGCCAGCACAATCGGAGAAGCTGAGGCGGAAAAACAGATGCTGGATTTTCTGGCGCAGCATGTGGATGCAGGTTGCTCTCCCATGTGCGGCAACTCCATTGGACAGGACCGCCGCTTTCTGGCCCGTTATATGAAGGACCTGGAGAAATTTTTCCATTACCGCAATCTGGATGTCAGTACGTTGAAAGAGCTGGCCCGTCGCTGGCGGCCGGAAGTGGCTGCGGGCATCAAGAAAAAAGGCTCGCATCAGGCGTTGGAGGACATCAGAGAGTCTGTAGAAGAATTGCGTTACTACCGCGAACACTTCCTGCGTTTAACGGACTGAATATTTTTCCGCTTCCTGCCGCTCCGTTGCATCCGCGAGCGGCTCGCCATGTCGCGCCAGCGCCCAGCGCACATGCTCCTGAACGATGGCGGAAGGGTGCGATAACTTATCCTTCAATGCGGCAATAATCTCTGGCGACGTCGGCGCATTGCCCAGCGCCACAGCGATATTGCGCAGCCAGCTTTCATGTCCTGTGCGACGTATCGCAGATCCTTCGGTGTTGCTGAGGAATTCTTCCTCTGTCCATGCAAATAACTCCAGTAATTCCGCGCTGTCGAGACGATGGCGGGGCGAGAAGTCCTTTTCGCCGGTAAGTCGGGAAAACTTGTTCCAGGGGCAAACCATTTGGCAATCGTCGCAGCCAAAGATGCGGTTGCCCATCATCGGGCGGAGTTCTTCGGGTATTTCGCCCTTAAGCTCTATCGTTAGATAGGAAATGCAGCGCCGTGCGTCCAGAACATTGGGCGCCACAAATGCTTTAGTGGGGCATAAATCCAGGCAGGCGCTGCAACTTCCACAATGGTTTTTGGGGTAGGGCGGGTCGACGGGCAGGGGCAGGTCAGTGAACAGCTCGCCAAGGAAGAAGTAAGATCCCGCTTTGGGGTTGATCAGCATGGTGTTTTTGCCGATCCAGCCCAGCCCAGCCTTTTGCGCCAACGCCCGTTCCAGCACCGGCGCGCTGTCGACGAAGACCCGATAGGCGGACTCCGCAATTTCTTCCTGGATGCGCTTGCCCAGCTGGGCGAGGCGTTTACGCATAAGTTTGTGATAGTCTCTGCCGACGGCGTAGCGGGAGACGTAGGCGGATTGGTCTTGCTCCAGGAGTGCTTGCGCTACCCCTTTGCTTTCCGGCCAATAGTCCATGCGCACACTGATGACGCGCAGTGTGCCGGGCAGCAGTTCCGCTGGACGACTGCGCTTGTCGCCATGGTCGGCCATATATCCCATGGAGCCATGATAGCCCTTGCTCAGCCAGTCTTTGAGCGCATCTTCGTGGCGGCCGAGATTCACATCAGTGACGCCGCACTGCTGAAATCCCAGCTCTTGCGCCCATCCTTTGATGTCGCCCGCCAACTGGTTAAGTTGAGATTGGCTGTAAGTATCGTTCGTCATAAGTTACCGCTTTAATCCAGGGGGCTATTGTGACACATCGGCGCATGGTTGTTTACGAAATGGTCTTTTTCGAGTATTTTGCTAAAATTTACATATGTATAGCGCTATTAATTGAAGTGGATTCTTGAAATGTCACCTGCGCGGGTTTCCCATCCTATGTCGAAGGGCCTATACACGGCGGCGCAAGTGCGTCAGCTCGACGCGTTGGCCATACAGTCCATGGCGGCTGAAAACGGCTATGAACTGATGCAACGGGCGGGGCGTTCGGCGTTTCGCGCGCTGATGCGTCGTTGGCCTGAGGCGGCGAGATTGACTCTTTTCTGCGGTGGCGGCAATAACGGCGGCGATGGCTATGTGGTGGCCGAACTGGCGCGCCGTCATCACTTACAGGTCGAAGTATTCGCGTTGAGCGATCCTCAGAAATTGCAAGGTGAGGCGTCCCAGGCCTATGCGAGTTGCCGCGCGGCCGGTGTTGACGTGGCTATGTGGTCCCCTGATTCTTCTATAAGTGGCGACCTCGTGGTCGACGCTATGCTGGGGACCGGACTATCCGGCGCGGTGCGCGCTGACTATGCAGCGGCGATTAACGCCATCAATGCGGCCGGCAAGCCGATCATCGCCTTGGATATTCCCTCCGGCTTGTGCGCGGACACCGGTATGCCTCTGGGGGCAACCGTGAACGCGGCGATGACGGTGACCTTTATCGGTACGAAGCGGGGGTTGCTGACAGGCGAGGCGCCTGACTATGCCGGCGAGCTTGTGTTTGACGACCTGGATGTTCCCGCTGACATTTACAGTAAGATCCCGGCGGCCTGCCGACGTTCTGATTTTTCACAGGCTGTCGACTTAATGCCTGTTAGAATGCCATCGTCGCACAAAGGTATGTTTGGCCGAGTTCTAGTGGTTGGCGGCGATACTGGTTTTGGCGGGGCGGCGATCATGGCGGCGGAAGCAGCTTATCGCGCTGGTTGTGGCCTGGTGTCCTGCGCCACCCGCGCCGCACATGTTGGCGCAGGGCTATCTCGACTACCCGAAGTCATGTTTCGGGAAATCAACAGTCGGGGAGAGCTGTTGGCCATGCTGGAGTTGGCGGATGTGGTCGCCCTGGGCCCTGGGTTAGGCAAAGAGCCTTGGGGACAAATGTGCCTGCAAACATGCCTCGACGCTGACAAACCTATGGTCGTCGACGCTGACGCCCTGAATATGATCGCCACTCGTAAGCATCGGCTCAATCCGCGCTCTTTAATGACGCCGCATCCAGGAGAGGCGGCGCGTTTGCTGGAGTGCTCGGTGGCGGAGGTGATGCGGGATCGCTTTGCGGCGGCGCGAGATTTGGCGAAGGCCTATAATTGTCATGTTTTATTGAAGGGCGTAGGGACAGTGCTGGCGGCGCCGGATCAAGACGAACTGGTGGTCGTACAGGCGGGCAACCCGGGAATGGCGTGCGGCGGTATGGGCGATGTGTTAACGGGCCTTGCGGCGGGATTATTGGCGCAGGGCATGACTCCATTGGCGGCGGCTGAACTGGCGGCGGCCTGGCATGGCGCGGCGGCGGACTCCGCGACGGAAAGTGTAGCGCAGGCCTCTCTAATGGCCGGCGACTTATTAAAGCAGTTAGGGGCGGTAATGCGTGAGGCGACGGTATGACGCAGATGCTTTCATCCAGGCAGGTAGTGGCTCCTGATGAAGAGGCGATGGCGGTATTGGGCGATGAGTTGTCGCAATGCTTTGCTGCGCCCGGCGTGGTCTATTTGCAAGGACAATTAGGCGCGGGCAAAACCACGCTGACGCGCGCCATGATGCGTGGCATGGGATATTCAGGTTTGGTTAAGAGTCCCACCTATACTCTGGTCGAACCTTATCAGTTGGAAGATAAGCTGGTTTTTCATTTTGACCTGTATCGATTAGCGGACCCGGAGGAGCTGGAGTTTCTCGGCATCCGCGACTATTTCCATGAAAATTCGATTTGTTTGGTGGAGTGGCCTGATAAAGGCGCTCCATTGTTGCCGGAGCCTGACCTGACGGTGGATATTCAAGTGTTGATGAAAGGCCGCAGAATCAAACTGCTGGCGCACACCACGCGAGGCTGTCAGTGGCTGGAGGCGTATGATGCAAAGCAGCAGTCCCGGGAGTAACGACTATACTGGGCAATGAGGTTTACAAGATGACAGTAGCGCTCAGACTGATATTACTCAGTGTGATACTGATTTCTTCCATTGCAGGAGCGGCCACGGTCAGTAATGTCCGTGTCTGGCCGGCGCCGGACCATACTCGTTTGGTTTTTGATATGAGTGGACCAGTGGATCACAAGGTGTTCGCTTTGTCGAAACCGGATCGACTGGTGATTGATATTTCGCAGGCTACTTTGGAGACTGACTTTTCTGCCGTCAGTTACGAAGGGACGCCAATTCAACGCATCCGTAGCGCCCGTCGCGGCGCCAAGGATTTGCGCGTCGTGCTGGACCTTAGGGAGGGCGTGAATCCGAAAAGTTTCGCGTTGCAGCCGAATGACCAATATGGACATCGTTTGGTTATCGATCTGTATGGATCGGGAGGCGCGCAGCAGGTCAAGAAGCAGGCTGATGATCATACGCAGAAGCGCGATATTGTGGTTGTGATCGACGCCGGCCATGGTGGTGAAGACCCGGGAGCCCTTGGTCCTAAAGGCGTTCGCGAGAAGGACGTGGTGCTCGCGATTTCACGTGAGTTGCAGGCGTTGTTGGATCAAGAGCGTGGCTTTTCCAGTCGTCTGACGCGTAAAGGCGATTACTTTGTGCCTTTGCGCAACCGTACTGCGCTGGCTCGTGAATATAACGCCGACTTGCTGGTTTCCGTGCATGCGGACGCCTTCAAGAGCCCGGATGCTAATGGCGCCTCCGTGTATGCGCTTTCCAAACGCGGCGCCACCAGTGAAACGGCGCGTTGGCTGGCGGAGAAGGAAAATACGTCTGACTTGATTGGCGGTGTTGGCGGGGTGAGCCTGGAGGATAAGGATCAGGTGCTGGCCGGCGTGTTGTTGGACCTGTCCATGACCGCCAGCCTGAAGGCCAGCCTTACTGTGGGCGACAGCGTGTTGAGGTCTGTAGGCGGCGTATCTCGTCTGCATAAGAAAAGAGTGGAGCAGGCGGGGTTCGTGGTGTTGAAGTCCCCGGATATTCCCTCCATCCTGGTGGAGACGGGGTTTATCTCCAACCCCTCCGAAGCTCAGCGACTGAAAACCAGTAAGTACCAAAAGAAAATTGCAGCGGCAATATATGGTGGGCTGCAAAAGTATTTTGTCGATGCGCCGCCGCCGGGTACCTTGCTGGCTTGGAAAAAGCAGTCAGGGCAAGGCAAGTTGGGGCAGACATATGTCATCGAGAAGGGCGATACGCTCAGCAGCATCGCCCAGAGAAACAACATCAGTCTTAACGATCTGATGAGTCATAACGGGCTGACTACCGAGTCTCTGCGGATTGGCCAGGTCCTGATAATTCCTACTACCTGATCACGCCTCGCTCCGATAAACCGGCGCCTTGTGCGCCGGTTCTGTTGTCTGCATACATCTGTTACCATCTGCGGCAATTGCGCGCCTTGACCGCGGCTCAGTCCGCTCAGAGTCAAGGCGACTTACTTTTTGATAATTTGTCGAAATACCCGATGTCGAAGATTCATTTACTTTCCCCCCGATTAGCCAACCAGATTGCTGCGGGTGAGGTCGTCGAGCGGCCCTCCTCTGTGGTGAAGGAGTTAGTGGAGAATGCGTTGGACGCTGGTGCGCGCAAAATTGAAATCAACATTGAGAATGGCGGCGTCAAACTGATTCGAATTCGCGATGATGGCGGCGGTATTCAGCGGGAAGACTTACCGCTGGCGCTGTCCCGCCACGCCACCAGCAAAATTGAAACGCTGGAAGACCTGGAAGCGGTAGCGACATTGGGATTTCGAGGGGAGGCGCTCGCCAGTATATGTTCCGTTTCCCGTCTCTCTCTGACGTCTCGTCCACAAAATCAGGGTGAAGCCTGGAAAGTGGAAGTGGAAGGGCGTGACATGAAGCCGGAAATATCCCCGGCGGCCCATACTCCCGGCACCACCGTGGAAGTCCGTGATCTGTTTTATAATACCCCGGCGCGTCGTAAGTTTATGCGTACGGAAAAAACAGAGTTTGGACATATTGAAGAAATTATCAAACGGCAGGCGTTGGGGCGACTGAGTGTCGCGTTTACCTTGCGGCATAACCAGAAGGTCGTGCATCAGTTACGCCCGGCCGGGTCGGAAGAAGATCACGTTCGTCGTATCGGACAGCTTTGCGGCTCAAATTTCATTGAGAGCGCCATTCCTATCAATGTTTCAGCATCGGGGCTGTCATTGAGCGGCTGGGTGGCCAAACCTACGTTCTCTCGCAGTCAGGCGGATTTGCAGTACTTCTTCGTCAACGGCCGGGTGATACGGGACAAGCTGGTGGCGCATGCAGTAAGGCAGGCCTATCAGGATGTGCTTTATCATGGTCGCCATCCCGCCTTCGTGCTCTATTTGGAGCTGGATCCCGCCACCGTCGACGTGAATGTGCATCCAACCAAGCACGAAGTGCGTTTCCGCGAAGGGCGTATGGTCCATGATTTCCTGTTTCGCAGTTTGCACAGGGCGCTGGCCGAAGTGAAGCCGCAGACTGCAGCGGCGGAGGCCATGCCTAATGTGGAAGCAGAACAGGTGCGTCCGGTAATGCAGTGGCCGACGCAGGATGTATTGCCTTTGAGGCAGCAGCCTGCTGCATCTGGTTTTGCGATGACGGGCGCACCGTCTGCAGGCGCTGTGAGAGAGCAAATCTCCGCTTACGGGCAATTGCATGATAATTCAGGGTTTGGCGATAGGCTAAGTTCTGCGTCGGCTGCAGCTGCGCCAGCCATGGATAACGTTGCAGAGGCCCCTCTGGGGTATGCGATTGCGCAGTTGCATGGCGTGTTCGTGCTGGCCCAGAACGCGCAAGGCATGGTTCTGGTCGATATGCATGCGGCGCATGAGCGCATTGTCTACGAGCGCATGAAGCGCTCATTGCACAATAGCGGCGTGACCACTCAGCCTATGCTGGTGCCGATGAATCTGGCTGTCAGCCGCCGGGAGTCTTTGGCTGTAGAAGAGAATGCAGAGACGTTGTGCCAGTTGGGGCTGGAGATCACAGTCGCCGGCGTAGAGTCTATAATTGTTCGGCAAGTCCCGGCGTTATTGCGGAATGCCAATGTTGAAGCTCTGGTGCGGGACGTTATTGCGGAGCTTGCGGAGCATGGGTCTACTCGCAAAGTAGAGGAAACCATGAATGAGCTACTGGGGACTATGGCCTGTCATGGTGCGGTCCGGGCCAACCGGCAGCTGACCATCGCCGAAATGAATGCGTTATTGAGGGATATGGAAGATACCGAGCGCAGCGGGCAATGTAACCACGGCCGACCGACATGGGTGCAGCTGACGATGTCTGAGCTGGATAAACTGTTTTTGCGGGGGCGATAGTGTCAGATAAAAAGGCGCTGCCGCCTGCCATATTGCTAATGGGGCCAACCGCATCCGGTAAAACGGACCTTGCAATGGCGCTGAGCGAGCGTCTCCCCTGTGACTTGATTAGCGTTGACTCTGTCATGGTGTATCGCGGCATGGATATCGGTTCCGCCAAACCAGATCCGGAAACGTTAGCGCGCTACCCTCATCATTTGATTGATATTCGCGATCCGGCTGAACCCTATTCCGCTGCAGAGTTTCGCACTGACGCGCTACGCCTCATGGAGCAAAGCGTTAACGCTGGGCGCATTCCTCTGCTGGTAGGCGGCACTATTATGTACTATAAAGCTTTGTGCCAAGGGTTAGGCGATATGCCCAGCGCGGACGAGAATGTGCGTGAACAGATACTGGCTGAAGCGGAGCAGGTTGGCTGGCCGGCGCTGCATGAGCAGCTGCGCCAATTCGATCCAGTGGCGGCGGCTAAAATCCACCCGAATAACCGTCAGCGCATTCAGCGCGCTTTGGAAGTGTATCGGCTGACAGGGAAGCCGCTCTCGCATTATTGGGCGGCGGATGGAGTGAATCCGGAAAATGAGCTCAATTGGGACAGTGTGAATGGCGCAGCTTTGCCTTACAATGCGCTAAACTTAGCTCTGGCTCCCGTTAAGCGAGAAGATTTACACGGCCGTATCGCCAAGCGCTTTCAGATCATGCTGGAGCAAGGCTTGTTAGATGAAGTCGAGCAGTTGCGTCAGCGTGGCGACCTGAATGTGGGGCTGCCCTCTATCAGGGCGGTAGGGTATCGTCAGGTGTGGTCTTATCTCGAAGGTGAGTTTGGTCGGGAAGAAATGGTGGAAAAAGCGACCGCAGCCACTCGTCAGTTGGCGAAAAGACAAATGACTTGGTTGCGCTCCTGGCCCGAGATAAATTGGTTGTCTGCAGATGATACACAATTAGTCGAAGTCGCTATGCGACTGATTTCACAACGGTTACAATCGTGTAATCCACTATAGGTCAGATCGGAGGTTAGCGCTATACTATTACTCAATGCTGTCCAAAGTGCTGGCAAACCGTCCCTGGTGATAATGCATACACGAGTTAGTAATTTAATCACCGATAATTAGAACTAATAAGTAGGAGAATTCCAATGTCAAAAGGGCAGTCTTTACAAGACCCTTATTTAAATGCGCTACGGAAGGAACGCATCCCGGTATCCATATTCCTGGTAAACGGCATCAAACTGCAGGGACAAATTGAATCGTTCGATCAGTTTGTAATTCTGTTGAAAAACACCGTCAGCCAAATGGTTTACAAGCACGCTATCTCCACCGTCGTCCCTGCCCGGAACGTACGTATCGCCGCACCAGGCGAAGGAGAGAACGAAGCATCTAACGCTTAATGCGGAGCAGCGCCTGATTGTTTGAGCGTCCTAAAGCGGGTGAGCGAGCTGTACTTGTTCACCTGGATATGCTGGAAGAAAAAGATCGAGAAGACCCTCGCGAGCTTACGGAATTAGCTTTATCAGCCGGCGCAGATCCTGTTGCGTTGGTCACCGGAACCCGTAATCAGCCCAGTCCGCGGTACTTTGTCGGCAGCGGTAAGCTGGAGGAAATCAGGGCGGCGGTAATTGAGCACGAGGCGGAAGTCGTACTGTTCAATCATTCTCTTACTCCTAGTCAGGAACGAAACCTGGAAAAAGATCTGCAGGTGCGGGTTCTGGATAGGACTGGTCTGATTCTGGACATCTTCGCCCAGCGAGCGCGAACTCATGAAGGTAAGCTTCAGGTGGAGCTGGCTCAGCTTGAGCACTTGTCTACGAGGCTGGTGCGGGGCTGGACCCACCTTGAGCGTCAGAAAGGCGGAATTGGTCTGCGTGGGCCGGGTGAGACCCAGCTCGAAACTGACAGACGACTCATCCGCGGTCGCATCAAATCTATACACAAGCGTCTGGAAAAAGTTCGCAAACAACGTGAACAGGGCCGGCGCGCACGTCGCCGGGCGGAAGTGCCGACCATTTCTCTTGTTGGCTACACTAACGCTGGCAAATCTACTCTCTTTAATCGCATATCTTTGTCCGATGTTTATGCCGCCGATCAGTTGTTCGCGACGTTGGATCCGACGTTGCGGCGCGTTAATCTGGAGAACTACGGGCCTGTGGTATTGGCTGACACGGTAGGATTTATCCGACATCTTCCTCACAAGCTTGTCGACGCGTTTCGTGCGACATTGGAGGAGACCTGCAATGCTTCGTTATTGCTCCACGTCGTGGATGCGAGCGACCCGAAGCGCAGGGAAAACATCGAGCAAGTTGAGGATGTTTTGAAGGAAATCGGCGCTGACGATATTCCTTCCCTCTTTGTTTTCAATAAAGTGGATCGTCTGGAGGCTGCCGAGCCTCGCCTGGAAATGAATGAAAATGGCGAGCCAGTTCGTGTTTGGGTTTCGGCTGTCACCGGAGAAGGTCTTGAGCTGCTGGAGCAGGCGACCGGAAAGCTGTTGGGCGCTGATATGGTCGATGAGACGCTTTGCATACCGCCCGCGCTGGGGCGCTTGCGCGCCAAGCTTTATGAAAGAGAGGCTGTGTTGTCAGAAGAGGTGAGGGAGGATGGTTCCTTTTCTGTGCATATAAAGATGCCGAAGACCGACTGGCTGCAAATAGCGCATAAGGAAGGCGTGAAACTTGAACAGCTTACCGGACATGTCTGCTAAGCTCAGAGGTTGTGCATATCGACGATCTGGGCGCGCTGCATTGTATGTTGGCGTTATCTTAATTACATTTCAGAACCTTGCCGATCGAGACATAGATAAATAGTATTACGCGCAAGCTTTAAATCTTCACAACGAAGGGGAATAAAATGGCTTGGAATGAACCAGGCGGAAATAATAATCAGGACCCATGGGGCTCAGGCCGTCGCGGCAACAAGAATGACGGACCGCCAGATCTGGATGAAGTCATTCGCAAAGGTCTGGAGAAAGTCGGCGGATTGTTTGGCGGCAAGCCTTCCCGGGGGGGCTCTTCCGGCGGTGGTGGCGTCTCTGGCGGCGTGGCGGCGATTATTATCGTTGTATTGGTGCTGCTCGCTGTCTCCAACTCTGTGTTCCGTGTAGACGAAAAAGAAAACGCGATTGTGCTGCGCTTTGGTAAGTATTTGGATACGCGTCAGCCTGGTCTGCAATTTAAAATCCCTCTGATTGACCAAGTCTTTATTGAAGAAGTTACTTCGGTTCGCAATCAGAAGAAAAAAGGCCACATGCTGACGGAAGATGAAAATATCGTTGATATTGATCTGACCGTTCAATACGTTATTGGCGATCTGCGCAAATATACCCTGGTAATGCGCGACCCCGTCACCACCTTGGACTTTGCGATAGACAGCGCTTTGCGCCATGAGGTCGGCTCTGAATCTATGGATAAAGTTCTGACGGAAGGGCGTGCGATTCTGGCTATTAATGTGCAGGATCGTTTACAGCGTTATCTTGACTTCTACGGCTCTGGCATTGAAGTGAAGAAAGTGAACATCAATGCTGCACAGCCTCCTGCGGCGGTTAAGTCTGCATTTGAGGAGGTTCAGCGTGCTAAAGAGGACGAGCAAAAGGTCATCAACCGAGCGCAAGCTTATAAGAATCAGGTCGTGCCTGAAGCTAGAGGTAAGGCGCAGCGGGTTATCGAAGAAGCCAAAGCTTATCGGGATCAGGTGATCGCGCAGGCTGAAGGTGAAACCCAGCGTTTCTTGAAAGTGCTTGAGATCTACGAGAGTGCGCCAGGGGTAACCCGCGAGCGTTTGTATATCGATACGATGGAGAAAGTTTTGTCTGGCAGCAGCAAGGTGTTGGTGGATCAAGGGCAAGGAAACAACATCATGTACCTTCCATTGGATAAGATGCT contains:
- a CDS encoding NAD(P)H-hydrate dehydratase, which encodes MSKGLYTAAQVRQLDALAIQSMAAENGYELMQRAGRSAFRALMRRWPEAARLTLFCGGGNNGGDGYVVAELARRHHLQVEVFALSDPQKLQGEASQAYASCRAAGVDVAMWSPDSSISGDLVVDAMLGTGLSGAVRADYAAAINAINAAGKPIIALDIPSGLCADTGMPLGATVNAAMTVTFIGTKRGLLTGEAPDYAGELVFDDLDVPADIYSKIPAACRRSDFSQAVDLMPVRMPSSHKGMFGRVLVVGGDTGFGGAAIMAAEAAYRAGCGLVSCATRAAHVGAGLSRLPEVMFREINSRGELLAMLELADVVALGPGLGKEPWGQMCLQTCLDADKPMVVDADALNMIATRKHRLNPRSLMTPHPGEAARLLECSVAEVMRDRFAAARDLAKAYNCHVLLKGVGTVLAAPDQDELVVVQAGNPGMACGGMGDVLTGLAAGLLAQGMTPLAAAELAAAWHGAAADSATESVAQASLMAGDLLKQLGAVMREATV
- a CDS encoding N-acetylmuramoyl-L-alanine amidase — encoded protein: MTVALRLILLSVILISSIAGAATVSNVRVWPAPDHTRLVFDMSGPVDHKVFALSKPDRLVIDISQATLETDFSAVSYEGTPIQRIRSARRGAKDLRVVLDLREGVNPKSFALQPNDQYGHRLVIDLYGSGGAQQVKKQADDHTQKRDIVVVIDAGHGGEDPGALGPKGVREKDVVLAISRELQALLDQERGFSSRLTRKGDYFVPLRNRTALAREYNADLLVSVHADAFKSPDANGASVYALSKRGATSETARWLAEKENTSDLIGGVGGVSLEDKDQVLAGVLLDLSMTASLKASLTVGDSVLRSVGGVSRLHKKRVEQAGFVVLKSPDIPSILVETGFISNPSEAQRLKTSKYQKKIAAAIYGGLQKYFVDAPPPGTLLAWKKQSGQGKLGQTYVIEKGDTLSSIAQRNNISLNDLMSHNGLTTESLRIGQVLIIPTT
- the orn gene encoding oligoribonuclease; protein product: MSRRDNLIWIDLEMTGLDPDSDRIIEMAVIVTTSNLELVAEGPVIAVHQPDSVMALMDDWNRNTHGTSGLTDRVKASTIGEAEAEKQMLDFLAQHVDAGCSPMCGNSIGQDRRFLARYMKDLEKFFHYRNLDVSTLKELARRWRPEVAAGIKKKGSHQALEDIRESVEELRYYREHFLRLTD
- the mutL gene encoding DNA mismatch repair endonuclease MutL, yielding MSKIHLLSPRLANQIAAGEVVERPSSVVKELVENALDAGARKIEINIENGGVKLIRIRDDGGGIQREDLPLALSRHATSKIETLEDLEAVATLGFRGEALASICSVSRLSLTSRPQNQGEAWKVEVEGRDMKPEISPAAHTPGTTVEVRDLFYNTPARRKFMRTEKTEFGHIEEIIKRQALGRLSVAFTLRHNQKVVHQLRPAGSEEDHVRRIGQLCGSNFIESAIPINVSASGLSLSGWVAKPTFSRSQADLQYFFVNGRVIRDKLVAHAVRQAYQDVLYHGRHPAFVLYLELDPATVDVNVHPTKHEVRFREGRMVHDFLFRSLHRALAEVKPQTAAAEAMPNVEAEQVRPVMQWPTQDVLPLRQQPAASGFAMTGAPSAGAVREQISAYGQLHDNSGFGDRLSSASAAAAPAMDNVAEAPLGYAIAQLHGVFVLAQNAQGMVLVDMHAAHERIVYERMKRSLHNSGVTTQPMLVPMNLAVSRRESLAVEENAETLCQLGLEITVAGVESIIVRQVPALLRNANVEALVRDVIAELAEHGSTRKVEETMNELLGTMACHGAVRANRQLTIAEMNALLRDMEDTERSGQCNHGRPTWVQLTMSELDKLFLRGR
- the queG gene encoding tRNA epoxyqueuosine(34) reductase QueG — protein: MTNDTYSQSQLNQLAGDIKGWAQELGFQQCGVTDVNLGRHEDALKDWLSKGYHGSMGYMADHGDKRSRPAELLPGTLRVISVRMDYWPESKGVAQALLEQDQSAYVSRYAVGRDYHKLMRKRLAQLGKRIQEEIAESAYRVFVDSAPVLERALAQKAGLGWIGKNTMLINPKAGSYFFLGELFTDLPLPVDPPYPKNHCGSCSACLDLCPTKAFVAPNVLDARRCISYLTIELKGEIPEELRPMMGNRIFGCDDCQMVCPWNKFSRLTGEKDFSPRHRLDSAELLELFAWTEEEFLSNTEGSAIRRTGHESWLRNIAVALGNAPTSPEIIAALKDKLSHPSAIVQEHVRWALARHGEPLADATERQEAEKYSVR
- the hfq gene encoding RNA chaperone Hfq; translated protein: MSKGQSLQDPYLNALRKERIPVSIFLVNGIKLQGQIESFDQFVILLKNTVSQMVYKHAISTVVPARNVRIAAPGEGENEASNA
- the miaA gene encoding tRNA (adenosine(37)-N6)-dimethylallyltransferase MiaA, producing the protein MSDKKALPPAILLMGPTASGKTDLAMALSERLPCDLISVDSVMVYRGMDIGSAKPDPETLARYPHHLIDIRDPAEPYSAAEFRTDALRLMEQSVNAGRIPLLVGGTIMYYKALCQGLGDMPSADENVREQILAEAEQVGWPALHEQLRQFDPVAAAKIHPNNRQRIQRALEVYRLTGKPLSHYWAADGVNPENELNWDSVNGAALPYNALNLALAPVKREDLHGRIAKRFQIMLEQGLLDEVEQLRQRGDLNVGLPSIRAVGYRQVWSYLEGEFGREEMVEKATAATRQLAKRQMTWLRSWPEINWLSADDTQLVEVAMRLISQRLQSCNPL
- the rsgA gene encoding small ribosomal subunit biogenesis GTPase RsgA is translated as MAKRKLSKQQKWRIQKIQDERTKRATRKETQLESQLSGGELSAEQEGLIIAHYGQQLAVEALEPPHAGQIFRCYVRANIDSLVTGDQVIWRAAPDNSGVIVARQPRESALKRPDKFGQLKPIAANIDQILIVIAAEPEPHHNLVDRYLVASEAVGIPPLIILNKQDLINDANRDTLQQFKDQYQQLGYEWIDASTNTQSGLDDLKQHLAHKTSIFVGQSGVGKSSLIKMLLPDEDVKVGDLSENVRKGTHTTTTAKLFHLPSGGDLIDSPGIREFGLWHIDERTLEDGFVEFRPHLGHCRFRNCRHIQEPGCALQSAQESGEILASRMESFLRIRESLQEQDIHEENL
- the tsaE gene encoding tRNA (adenosine(37)-N6)-threonylcarbamoyltransferase complex ATPase subunit type 1 TsaE — protein: MLSSRQVVAPDEEAMAVLGDELSQCFAAPGVVYLQGQLGAGKTTLTRAMMRGMGYSGLVKSPTYTLVEPYQLEDKLVFHFDLYRLADPEELEFLGIRDYFHENSICLVEWPDKGAPLLPEPDLTVDIQVLMKGRRIKLLAHTTRGCQWLEAYDAKQQSRE
- the hflX gene encoding ribosome rescue GTPase HflX, whose translation is MFERPKAGERAVLVHLDMLEEKDREDPRELTELALSAGADPVALVTGTRNQPSPRYFVGSGKLEEIRAAVIEHEAEVVLFNHSLTPSQERNLEKDLQVRVLDRTGLILDIFAQRARTHEGKLQVELAQLEHLSTRLVRGWTHLERQKGGIGLRGPGETQLETDRRLIRGRIKSIHKRLEKVRKQREQGRRARRRAEVPTISLVGYTNAGKSTLFNRISLSDVYAADQLFATLDPTLRRVNLENYGPVVLADTVGFIRHLPHKLVDAFRATLEETCNASLLLHVVDASDPKRRENIEQVEDVLKEIGADDIPSLFVFNKVDRLEAAEPRLEMNENGEPVRVWVSAVTGEGLELLEQATGKLLGADMVDETLCIPPALGRLRAKLYEREAVLSEEVREDGSFSVHIKMPKTDWLQIAHKEGVKLEQLTGHVC